The Anolis carolinensis isolate JA03-04 chromosome 2, rAnoCar3.1.pri, whole genome shotgun sequence genome contains the following window.
TCCAGCGCCCCTCGGCCCCGTCGCCGCAGCCGGTCTCCCTCAGCGCGGAGCAGGCCAAAGGTGGGTGTCCCTGCGccgccctcccctccccccactgAGTCTGTGCGCCGTTGGCATGGAAACCATTTCCCTGGAGCAGGGCGTAGCCACGTGACAGGCTCGCCCCGCCCCTGTGTGAGCGCCACACAAGGAAGGCTTCAGAAAGCCTGTTTCCAAGGCTCTAGGTAGGGAGGCAACTAGCAGCGACCCGGATGttgagaggccccgcccccaaatgGCTTTAGAATTGGATTGCTGTATGTTTCCTCACAAACAAGTCATGGCAGACAAACCTTATctcttctgggttgctgtgagtttaccgggctgaatggccatgttccagaagcattctctcctgacgtttcgcccacatctatggctggcctcctcagaggttgtgagggctgttggaagctaggcaagggagatttatatgtctgtggaaggtccagggtgggagaaagaactgcctgaggcaagtgtgaatgtttcaattggccagcatgatttgcattgcagcttcaaagcctggctgcttcctgcctgggggaatcctttgttgggaggtgttagccggccctgattgttcccagtctggaattcccctgtcttctgagtgttgctctttatttactgtcccaattttagagtttttttaaaatactggtagccaaattttgttcattctcatggtttcctttctgttgaaattggccacatgcttgtggatttcagtggcttctctgtgtagcctgacatcgTAGTAAACAAGTACCTGGACCACCTCAGCAGCATCCACCCAGACATCcagttcaccatggaaaaagaagatgaaggGAAACTGccttttctagatgtcctagtcatccgcaaacctaatcaacaattgggccacaacGTTTACAGAAAACCTCCACACTCGTGGGTgcttacataaaaactccaaccatcatccAAGTAaataaagaagcacaatcaaagccctggcagactgtgcaaaaggaatctgaaccccacctcctccaaggtgaactgaaccacctaaactgggctccacAGGCTAATAGATAcgccaccatggacatcagaagagctgtaaggccaagaacaagccatgagagtaaagacaaaagatccacccagatgaaaagtgttcttaccatacatcaagggaaacactgaccgcatagggaagctgatgaagaaacacaacctacaaactatccacagacccaccaagaaaatccaataaatgctatattcagcaaaggacaaaagggatcctctcacctctgcgggAGTCTACTgtacaccatgcagctgtggacaagtctacatagggaccaccaaatgcagcattgcccagacacgaatcaaggaacatgaaaggcactgcagactcactcaaccaaagaaatcagccgtagcagagcacttgatgaatccacctgggcacagcatattatttgagaacacagaaatgctggacccctctcacaaccaccatgtcagactacacaaagaagctattgaaatccacaagcatgtggacaatttcaacagaaagaaggaaaccatgaaaatgaacaaaatctgtctaccttaaaaaaacctctaagatcagaacagtaaagaaagaacaacattcagaaaacaggggaattccagacatgaatcaattagggctggctaacacctcccaacaaaggattcctccaggccagaagcagccagaccttgaagctgaaaggctattcagtgctaatctaggtggccaattgaaacattcacttcTGCctcaaaagacaagagttctttctcccaccctggacattattccacagatatataaaccccacttgactagtttccaacagatctcacaaccactgaggatacctgccataaaagcaggcaaaatgtcagaaaagaatgcttctggaacatggccatacagcccggaaaactcacagcaacacaccaACAGATCCTCCTGAAAAAATGAGAAGCCCCTGTGACTACCTAGCGGAGAGGTGGATTGTTTTAGGACCATTCTGTTTTAGGCTGAAGTCCGCATCAACATGAGTGCACCTTTGTGTCAAAGCATGATTattttccaagggtagagtcttgccCCGACATATATAATAACCTGACCATCATTATGGTCCATAAGTGACTGCGCAGGCCTCTTCTGGATCCATGTGGACattcatttccagatggaagatggtCCTGACAAAGGTTGGCATGAcgtgcctttctcttggcacatttctcccttttgccctctgtgccttttcaaaatccacatctgacctccagttagatgctcgagggccagggctttccaatTCTCTGTGTTAAAtccacatttttaaatattagctttaagcccatctttaaatctcttttcctcccCGCCAAcaatccattttccattcttgagctgagtgtgagagaattggccgtctgcaaggatattgcccaggggacacccggatattttaccatcctgtgggaggcttctttcatgtccctgcatgggaagctggagctgacagacaggagctcactccgttccctggattcaaaccgccgacctttctgtttgcagtcctgccagcataagggtttaacccattgcaccactgggggcaaaTATGATATCTGACAATCACTTGTCCCGTTTGTCTTCCTGGTATTAGGAGCAGGTGGCCTTTACCTCTTTCATGTGTTCAACTTGGCAGGTTGGGGGGTTCTTGTGGGAACAGATTCATGACCTTTCTACTCTCTTCCTTAGTCATTCTGGCTGAAGTCATCAAAGCATTTGGTTCACCAGAAAATGCCCAGCGCATGGAGGAAGCAAGGGACAATGCCTGCAACGACATGGGCAAGATGCTGCAGTTCTTGCTGCCTGTGGCCACCCAGATCCAACAAGATGTGATCAAAGCCTACGGTTTCAGCAATGATGGGGAAGGTAGGTTCAAAGTGCTGAGATATTTGGAACCCAAATgatactaaaagtcaacatgggttcCTCATTAACAAGTCATGGCAGACAGACCTTATctcttttgggttgctgtgagtttaccgggctgtatggccatgttccagaagcaacaacagcaactctttattgattagtcagttttgaccatatcaaaacatgtaaaacatacaaaacgtacaccctttcccatacatacagtaaaatcatgtaaaacagtaaaaacatgtaaaaacaaggcatcctggcctactagtctaccaacccactccttggtagtagtgcaagtacagaataaaaatgtcgagttgctcaaatctagcctgggtaaaaagttttctaatatatagtgggagtgtaaaaaagaggtaggtttccatgcccacgttgcatttaaatttagccaggtatggagtggctctagcttgtgcTATGATCATAAGGTCATTTTGTGCCGCAGtgtcaagggctctttggtaaacaattgagcacactttagctCCAAAATTTATTAGCTCGAGAGGGGAAAAACCTAACTTACTGACAGTGTGGCtgagtctgcttagccatgatgaccattctttgtggttttcttgctctaataggcatatggctgggagtctatgtggttgcatttgtcttattttgtaccaccagTTGATCTGCCTCTTCATAATTACTGTGGAAATTGGAGGTACTCCTATCTCTGCTCTCACTGCAGCTGACAGGGatgatctctccacacctaagccaaTTTTTAAGTGGCGAAGTTGGAATCTTTCTACCAATGCCAGATCTTGATCCCCCCATATTTCAGCTCCATACAAAGCAATAGGGAACACCATAGCCTTAAGAACCTTCAGGAAGGGACGCAAAGATCTCGGGTAattgatgttccagaagcattttatgGGAGGTGTTATTAtatgggaggtgttaggtggtcctgattgtttcatgtctggaattctcctgttgtctgagtgttctttatttactgtcctgattttagaattttttaaatcatggtagccagattttgttcattttcattgttttctttctgttaaaattgtccacatgcttgtggatttcagtggcttctctgtgtagtctacagggaatgctgtgaatgtagcatatttcaatttcagtaaggcctttgataaAGTCCCCCATTATATTCTCACAAAGAAGTTACCATAATAGAATGTGGGTAAGACAATACTACTGTTGGGTGGATTTGTAATGGGTTAACTAgctgaacccaaagagtgctcagtAATGGAttctcatcctggagagaagtgactagtGGCATGCCTCAGGGGTCTGTCCTGGACCCAGCAGTATTccacatctttatttatttactttatttatatcctgcctttctccccgtgAGGACTTAAtggtcacaatttaaaacaaaaagcaaatacaataaaaaaacaataaaataatactgtGTGGATTTAGGTTAAATAATTCATCAATGACTTGGGTGATGGAATAGAAGACATGGTTATCAAATCAGCAATTGACCCCAGTTTGGGAAAGATAGCTAATACCCAGAGTACAGGATCAGAAGCAAAaaggaccttaacagattagagaggtgAGTCAAGGctaaaataatgcattttaacagggagaaatgtagacCAATATAATGAAATGAACAGATACAGGATGAGGGACACCTCACTtgaggggacatgatagtcatgtttaaatatttgaaaggatgtgacATTAAGGAGGGGAAAAACTTGGTCTctgctgctgctccagagactagggcatggagcaatggattcaagttgtaagaaaagagattccagctaaacattagtaagaacttcctgaATGTAAGGGCTGTTCAGCAATAGAATAAgcagccttggagtgtggtggagtctctttctatagaacagtggttctcaacctgtgggtccccaggtattttggcctacaattcccagaaatcccagcgagtttacaagctgttaggaattctgggagtagaaggccaaaacatctggggacctacaggttgagaaccactgctcctagagggttttaagcagaggctggatggccatctgtcagaagtgctttgattgtgctttccctgcatggcagaatggggttggactagatcttTAGgggctcttccagctctaggagtcTCTGATGTCCTAGCTGATGGCCAATGGAAGATGTCCCTCCTTTCAGGTAAGCTGAAGGAGACTTTCCTTCCTTGTACATCATGCAGTCTGAGAATTGGAAGGAAAACAGCAACGTCATGGTGAAGTAAGTTTTTTTCATGCTAtttacctttctttcttttctaggaGTCCTAAAGTTTGCCCGCTTGATAAAATCTTATGAGACCCAGGACCCTGAGATTGCAAGCATGTCTGGAAAGCTAAAATCTATGTTCCTGCCTCCGATGACATTGCCTCCACATGGGGCCGGGACTGGAGGGGTTGCAGCATCATGAAACTGGCAGCCTCGTCTGTGTTTCCCTGTTATTCTCCTTGCCTCAGTGTTAGTTAACTGGATTTTGAGACGTCCTTTCCTTGAAGTGGCATCATGATTGTCACATTCATGTACAGTCTTCCTTCAGTGTTGTGTATTAATTCTTCCTTGCATTATTCTTGTGagtaaaaactttgtaaatatcTCACAACAATTCTATAACAGTGAGCCTTTTGAGCTAGTCATTTTCAACGTCATGGTGATAAACCACAACCGATGAACATGAAATACAACAGCCCCAGGGTTACCAGAGCACACacactctgttttttttttgcgTGTGAACGCAAAGAATACTGTGATCTttccaacaacaatacaaaactttatttttagactgtcctgtctccaaagggactcagggcgggtttacacacacaaaaaaggcaaacattcaaacacACCAAAAATAATACAGGATAATGCACAGTAACAGCAGTAAACTTAAGAATTAAGCatcataatatacagtagagtctcgcttatccaacataaatgggccagtagtatgttggataagcaaaaatgttggataataaggagggattaaggaaaagcctattacagccaattatgttatgattttacaaattaagcaccaaaacatcatgttttacaacaaattgacagaaaaagcagttcaatacacggtaacgttatgtattaattactgtatttacaaatttagcaccaaaacattgcaatgtattagaaacattgactactaaaaggaaagggtctgaggctgttaggaatggtgggagttgaagtccaaaacacctggagagcccaagtttgcccatgcctgccgtgGAGTGTGTTGAAGTTATTTCTCTGGGCATTTTTAAGTatagactggatgaccatctgctgggagtcctttgattgtgtattctggcatggcagaatggggttggactggatagcccctgtGTTCTAACTC
Protein-coding sequences here:
- the c2h12orf57 gene encoding protein C10 isoform X2, which produces MEEARDNACNDMGKMLQFLLPVATQIQQDVIKAYGFSNDGEGVLKFARLIKSYETQDPEIASMSGKLKSMFLPPMTLPPHGAGTGGVAAS
- the c2h12orf57 gene encoding protein C10 isoform X1, translated to MSSLQRPSAPSPQPVSLSAEQAKVILAEVIKAFGSPENAQRMEEARDNACNDMGKMLQFLLPVATQIQQDVIKAYGFSNDGEGVLKFARLIKSYETQDPEIASMSGKLKSMFLPPMTLPPHGAGTGGVAAS